A window from Streptomyces subrutilus encodes these proteins:
- a CDS encoding diaminobutyrate--2-oxoglutarate transaminase family protein yields the protein MGADPRADPGGAGGGSVAAGPAGAGSAGAGSGPGGSGSGFGAVAGAGCGTEGILRRQAQRESAARTYARSLPVVPVRARGLTIEGADGRRYLDCLSGAGTLALGHNHPVVLEAIRGVLDSGAPLHVLDLATPVKDAFTTELFANLPPALAADARVQFCGPAGTDAVEAALTLVRTATGRRGLLAFTGAYHGMTAGALGASGGAPDVRVTRLPYPQDLRCPFGVGGPEGAELGARWTESLLDDPKSGVPAPAAMIVEPTQGEGGVLPAPDAWLRRMREITAARGIALIADEVQTGVGRTGAFWGVDHAGVVPDVMVLSKAIGGSLPLAVIVYRAELDVWAPGAHAGTFRGNQLAMAAGAATLAYVRENRLAERAALLGDRMTTALRGLAADQPCIAEVRGRGLMIGVELADPETGAAAPALAAAVREECLDRGLIVELGGRHSAVVRLLPPLTLTDEQASAVLDRLADAIPAAAARRPR from the coding sequence ATGGGCGCGGACCCGCGCGCGGACCCGGGCGGCGCCGGCGGCGGGTCTGTCGCAGCGGGGCCGGCCGGAGCCGGGTCTGCCGGAGCCGGGTCCGGCCCCGGTGGGTCCGGGTCGGGTTTCGGGGCCGTGGCCGGCGCCGGGTGCGGGACGGAAGGGATCCTGCGCCGGCAGGCGCAACGGGAGTCCGCCGCCCGGACGTACGCCCGCTCCCTGCCCGTCGTCCCGGTGCGGGCCCGCGGCCTGACCATCGAGGGCGCCGACGGCCGACGCTACCTCGACTGCCTCTCCGGCGCCGGCACCCTGGCCCTGGGCCACAACCACCCCGTGGTCCTCGAAGCGATCCGCGGCGTCCTGGACTCCGGTGCTCCGCTCCACGTCCTCGACCTCGCGACCCCGGTCAAGGACGCCTTCACCACCGAGCTGTTCGCGAACCTGCCGCCCGCGCTGGCCGCCGACGCCCGCGTCCAGTTCTGCGGTCCCGCCGGCACGGACGCCGTCGAGGCCGCCCTCACACTGGTCCGCACCGCGACCGGCCGCCGCGGCCTGCTCGCCTTCACGGGGGCCTACCACGGCATGACCGCCGGGGCCCTGGGCGCCTCGGGCGGCGCTCCGGACGTCCGCGTGACCCGGCTGCCGTATCCGCAGGACCTCCGCTGCCCGTTCGGCGTCGGCGGCCCGGAAGGCGCCGAACTCGGCGCCCGCTGGACGGAAAGCCTCCTGGACGACCCCAAGAGCGGAGTGCCCGCCCCCGCGGCCATGATCGTCGAGCCGACGCAGGGCGAGGGCGGGGTGCTCCCCGCCCCGGACGCCTGGCTGCGCCGGATGCGGGAGATCACGGCGGCCCGCGGCATCGCCCTGATCGCCGACGAGGTGCAGACGGGCGTCGGCCGGACCGGAGCCTTCTGGGGGGTGGACCACGCCGGGGTCGTGCCCGACGTGATGGTCCTCTCCAAGGCCATCGGCGGCAGTCTCCCGCTGGCCGTCATCGTCTACCGGGCCGAACTCGACGTCTGGGCCCCCGGCGCCCACGCCGGGACCTTCCGGGGCAACCAGCTGGCCATGGCCGCCGGCGCCGCCACCCTCGCCTACGTCCGCGAGAACCGGCTCGCCGAACGCGCCGCCCTGCTCGGGGACCGCATGACGACCGCCCTGCGCGGACTGGCCGCGGACCAGCCCTGCATCGCGGAGGTCCGCGGCCGGGGCTTGATGATCGGCGTCGAACTGGCCGACCCCGAGACGGGCGCCGCCGCACCCGCCCTCGCGGCGGCCGTCCGCGAGGAGTGCCTGGACCGGGGCCTGATCGTCGAACTCGGCGGCCGCCACTCCGCCGTCGTACGCCTCCTCCCCCCGCTGACCCTGACCGACGAACAGGCCTCGGCGGTCCTCGACCGCCTGGCCGACGCCATCCCGGCCGCCGCCGCCCGCCGGCCCCGCTGA
- the nrdR gene encoding transcriptional regulator NrdR produces MHCPFCRHPDSRVVDSRTTDDGTSIRRRRQCPDCSRRFTTVETASLMVIKRSGVTEPFSRTKVISGVRKACQGRPVTEDALAKLGQRVEEAVRATGSAELTTHDVGLAILGPLQELDLVAYLRFASVYKAFDTLEDFETAIAELRVPRPHPVECEPGGTPPVPVPASAAD; encoded by the coding sequence ATGCACTGCCCCTTCTGCAGGCACCCCGACAGTCGCGTAGTCGACAGCCGCACCACGGACGACGGCACGTCGATCCGCCGGCGCCGTCAGTGCCCCGACTGCTCCCGTCGCTTCACGACGGTGGAGACGGCCTCGCTGATGGTGATCAAGCGCAGCGGGGTGACCGAACCCTTCAGTCGAACCAAGGTCATTTCCGGTGTCCGCAAGGCGTGCCAGGGGCGACCCGTCACCGAGGACGCCCTCGCCAAACTCGGCCAACGGGTCGAGGAGGCGGTGCGCGCCACCGGCAGTGCCGAGCTGACCACCCACGACGTGGGCCTGGCGATACTCGGTCCCCTGCAGGAGCTCGATCTGGTCGCCTACCTCCGGTTCGCGTCCGTTTACAAGGCGTTCGACACGCTCGAAGACTTCGAGACCGCCATCGCGGAACTCCGTGTGCCGCGGCCTCACCCCGTAGAGTGCGAGCCCGGTGGGACCCCTCCGGTCCCCGTGCCCGCCTCCGCCGCCGACTGA
- a CDS encoding IucA/IucC family protein — MPGERPGRTVLAEAERVSYADPLDDPDPAVAAEAAAVENLLRCWVREAGVPRPDGPTGTPLRIPLLSSGTALLVAVQLWSPSGWHRFAAPRLEGAPADAPALDAVTVAALIAREGSGATAAGGGSADLVGRVADSVRRTAEFIADRRERPTAPDPVAGDRFLTAEQSLLLGHPLQPDPKSREGLSEAEVRRYSPELHGSFPLHWFAIAPSALATDSAWTERGRPVSAARLLGRLAPGIPLPDGFTPLPLHPWQARELLQRPAVAALLDSGLLHDLGPFGDPWYPTSSIRTVHRPGAPAMLKLSLGLRITNSRRENLRKELHRGVEVHRLLRTGLAEQWQAAHPGFDIVRDPAWVAVDAPDGAPVPGLDALLRHNPFRSDDDAVCVAALTSPRPWPGRTTLRSRLSEIIRSLAEATGHTTSAVAAEWFLRYLDHVVLPVLAFDALAGIALEAHQQNTLVLLDPAGWPIGGRYRDNQGYYFRASHRAELERRLPGIGSASDTFVSDAVTDERFTYYLGINNVLGLVGAFGSQQLADERVLLAAFRRFLGKAAHLGPVPARLLDSPTLRCKANLLTRLGGLDELVGPVDTQSVYVTIANPLHA, encoded by the coding sequence GTGCCCGGAGAACGTCCCGGCCGGACCGTCCTGGCGGAGGCCGAGCGGGTCTCGTACGCCGACCCCCTGGACGACCCCGACCCGGCCGTCGCCGCCGAAGCTGCGGCCGTGGAGAACCTGCTCCGCTGCTGGGTCCGCGAAGCCGGCGTACCCCGCCCCGACGGCCCCACCGGCACCCCCCTGCGCATCCCCCTCCTCTCATCCGGCACCGCTCTGCTCGTCGCCGTCCAACTGTGGTCCCCCTCGGGATGGCACCGCTTCGCAGCTCCCCGGCTCGAAGGCGCCCCCGCCGACGCCCCTGCCCTGGACGCCGTCACCGTCGCCGCCCTCATCGCCCGCGAGGGCTCGGGGGCGACCGCCGCCGGCGGCGGCAGCGCCGACCTCGTCGGCCGGGTCGCCGACTCGGTACGCCGTACCGCCGAGTTCATCGCAGACCGGCGAGAACGTCCCACCGCCCCCGACCCCGTCGCAGGCGACCGGTTCCTCACCGCCGAGCAGTCCCTCCTCCTCGGCCACCCACTCCAGCCCGACCCGAAGAGCCGCGAAGGCCTCTCCGAAGCCGAGGTCCGCCGCTACTCACCCGAACTCCACGGCTCCTTCCCCCTGCACTGGTTCGCGATCGCCCCGTCCGCCCTCGCCACCGACTCCGCCTGGACCGAACGCGGCCGCCCGGTCTCGGCCGCCCGGCTCCTCGGCCGGCTCGCCCCGGGAATCCCCCTTCCCGACGGCTTCACCCCCCTGCCCCTCCACCCCTGGCAGGCCCGCGAGCTCCTCCAACGCCCCGCCGTCGCAGCCCTGCTCGATTCCGGCCTCCTCCACGACCTGGGCCCCTTCGGTGACCCCTGGTACCCCACCTCCTCCATCCGCACCGTCCACCGCCCGGGCGCCCCCGCGATGCTCAAGCTCTCCCTGGGTCTGCGCATCACCAACTCCCGCCGCGAGAACCTCCGCAAGGAACTCCACCGCGGGGTGGAGGTCCACCGCCTGCTGCGCACCGGCCTCGCCGAGCAGTGGCAGGCCGCCCACCCCGGCTTCGACATCGTGCGCGACCCCGCCTGGGTCGCCGTCGACGCCCCGGACGGCGCCCCCGTCCCCGGCCTCGACGCCCTCCTGCGCCACAACCCCTTCCGCTCCGACGACGACGCCGTCTGCGTCGCCGCACTCACCTCCCCCCGCCCGTGGCCGGGCCGGACCACCCTGCGCTCCCGGCTCTCCGAGATCATCCGCAGCCTCGCCGAAGCCACCGGACACACCACGTCCGCAGTCGCCGCCGAGTGGTTCCTGCGCTACCTCGACCACGTGGTCCTGCCGGTCCTCGCCTTCGACGCACTCGCCGGCATCGCCCTCGAAGCGCACCAGCAGAACACCCTCGTCCTCCTCGACCCAGCCGGCTGGCCGATCGGCGGCCGCTACCGCGACAACCAGGGCTACTACTTCCGCGCGTCCCACCGCGCGGAGCTGGAGCGCCGCCTCCCGGGCATCGGCAGCGCCAGCGACACCTTCGTGTCCGACGCCGTCACCGACGAACGCTTCACCTACTACCTGGGCATCAACAACGTCCTCGGCCTCGTCGGAGCCTTCGGATCCCAGCAGCTCGCCGACGAGCGCGTCCTCCTCGCCGCCTTCCGCCGGTTCCTGGGCAAGGCCGCGCACCTCGGCCCGGTCCCCGCGCGCCTGCTCGACTCACCCACCCTCCGCTGCAAAGCGAACCTGCTCACCCGCCTCGGCGGCCTCGACGAGCTCGTCGGCCCCGTCGACACCCAGTCCGTCTACGTCACCATCGCCAACCCCCTCCACGCCTGA
- a CDS encoding ATP-dependent DNA helicase, translating into MTKPSLPDLLHAAVSAVGGTERPGQVAMAEAVAEAIDDNSHRLIQAGTGTGKSLGYLVPALAHGERVVVATATLALQRQLVERDLPRTVEALHPQLRRRPQFAMLKGRSNYLCLHRLHEGAPQDEEEGLFDQFEAATPTSKLGKDLLRLRDWADETETGDRDDLTPGVSDKAWSQISVSSRECLGASKCAYGAECFAEAARERAKLADVVVTNHALLAIDAIEGAPVLPQHEVLIVDEAHELVSRVTGVATGELTPGQVNRAVKRAAKLVDEKTADSLQTASESFERVMELALPGRLEEVPEDLGYALMALRDAARNVISAIGATRDKSVQDEDAVRKQALAAVESVHGVAERITNGSEYDVVWYERHDRFGATLRVAPLSVSGLLREKLFEDRSVVLTSATLKLGGDFNGVAASLGLSAEGVEGEDVPLWKGLDVGSPFDYPKQGILYVAKHLATPGREGTRGDMMDELAELIEAAGGRTLGLFSSMRGAKAAAEELRGRIENPILLQGEETLGELIKMFAADPATCLFGTLSLWQGVDVPGPSCQLVVMDRIPFPRPDDPLMSARQKSVEEHGGNGFMAVAATHAALLMAQGAGRLVRATGDRGVVAVLDPRLATARYGSFLKATLPDFWYTTDRNQARRSLAAIDATAKADGA; encoded by the coding sequence ATGACGAAGCCCTCCCTCCCCGACCTGCTGCACGCCGCCGTCTCCGCCGTCGGCGGCACGGAGCGCCCCGGCCAGGTGGCCATGGCCGAAGCCGTCGCCGAAGCGATCGACGACAACTCCCACCGGCTGATCCAGGCCGGCACCGGCACCGGAAAGTCCCTGGGCTACCTGGTGCCCGCCCTCGCCCACGGTGAGCGGGTGGTGGTGGCCACGGCCACCCTCGCCCTCCAGCGGCAGCTCGTCGAGCGCGACCTGCCCCGGACGGTGGAGGCGCTGCACCCGCAGCTGCGCCGCCGCCCGCAGTTCGCCATGCTCAAAGGCCGGTCCAACTACCTCTGCCTGCACCGCCTCCACGAAGGGGCCCCGCAGGACGAGGAGGAGGGCCTCTTCGACCAGTTCGAGGCAGCCACCCCCACCAGCAAGCTCGGCAAGGACCTCCTGCGCCTGCGGGACTGGGCCGACGAGACCGAGACCGGCGATCGCGACGACCTGACCCCCGGCGTCTCGGACAAGGCCTGGTCGCAGATCTCCGTCTCCTCCCGCGAATGCCTCGGCGCGTCGAAGTGCGCCTACGGCGCCGAGTGCTTCGCCGAAGCGGCCCGGGAGCGCGCCAAGCTCGCCGACGTGGTCGTCACCAACCATGCGCTGCTCGCCATCGACGCCATCGAGGGTGCCCCGGTCCTGCCGCAGCACGAGGTGCTGATCGTGGACGAGGCCCACGAGCTCGTCTCCCGGGTGACCGGCGTCGCCACCGGCGAGCTGACCCCGGGCCAGGTCAACCGGGCCGTCAAGCGGGCCGCCAAGCTGGTCGACGAGAAGACCGCCGACTCCCTGCAGACCGCCTCCGAGTCCTTCGAGCGGGTCATGGAGCTTGCCCTCCCCGGCCGGCTGGAAGAGGTCCCCGAAGACCTCGGGTACGCGCTCATGGCCCTGCGCGACGCCGCGCGGAACGTGATCTCGGCGATCGGTGCCACCCGCGACAAGTCCGTCCAGGACGAGGACGCGGTCCGCAAGCAGGCCCTGGCCGCGGTGGAGAGCGTCCACGGCGTGGCCGAGCGGATCACCAACGGCTCCGAGTACGACGTCGTCTGGTACGAACGCCACGACCGCTTCGGCGCCACCCTGCGGGTCGCCCCGCTGTCGGTGTCCGGCCTGCTGCGGGAGAAGCTGTTCGAGGACCGTTCCGTGGTCCTGACCTCCGCCACCCTGAAGCTCGGCGGCGACTTCAACGGCGTCGCCGCCTCCCTCGGGCTCTCCGCGGAGGGCGTCGAAGGGGAGGACGTACCGCTCTGGAAGGGCCTGGACGTCGGCTCGCCCTTCGACTACCCCAAACAGGGCATCCTCTACGTCGCCAAGCACCTGGCCACGCCGGGGCGCGAGGGCACCCGGGGCGACATGATGGACGAGCTGGCGGAGCTGATCGAAGCCGCCGGCGGACGCACCCTCGGACTGTTCTCGTCCATGCGCGGAGCCAAGGCGGCGGCCGAGGAACTGCGCGGCCGGATCGAGAACCCCATTCTCCTCCAGGGCGAGGAGACCCTCGGTGAGCTGATCAAGATGTTCGCCGCCGACCCCGCGACCTGCCTGTTCGGCACGCTCTCCCTGTGGCAGGGCGTGGACGTGCCCGGGCCCAGCTGCCAGCTCGTGGTCATGGACCGCATCCCGTTCCCCCGTCCCGACGATCCGCTGATGAGCGCCCGGCAGAAGTCGGTCGAGGAGCACGGCGGGAACGGCTTCATGGCCGTCGCCGCGACCCACGCCGCCCTGCTCATGGCCCAGGGCGCGGGCCGCCTCGTACGGGCCACGGGCGACCGCGGTGTCGTCGCCGTCCTGGACCCCCGGCTCGCCACGGCCCGGTACGGCAGCTTCCTGAAGGCCACCCTGCCGGACTTCTGGTACACCACCGACCGCAACCAGGCCCGCCGCTCCCTGGCGGCCATCGACGCGACCGCGAAGGCGGACGGCGCGTAG
- a CDS encoding trypsin-like serine peptidase — protein sequence MRPNRPVTALLCAAALALTASACGPGDGEAGGDAKPTVAASLPGTDGIKIPDQLKEKLKQHGIDLEKWRGGEWKNWKREDWLREAGDYINPVIEGLWDSDRMRDAEQPQTPAVDPDAGKDQGVTDPTPAVVAAKPAAPPYHQSVPSAGKVFFDGPEGSMVCSATVVKDPAHPGKSNMVWTAGHCVHAGKAGGWYRNIAFVPSYNNAGKPSAQLKGAPREQVAPYGVWWSDWAQTSDQWIATGGPTGGAGAPYDFAVLHVAPEKGGGKSLEETVGSALPVEFNAPAVQKVAGITATGYPAAAPFDGQKAYQCADKPGRLSLTATDPVMYRIGCNMTGGSSGGGWVASGADGKPALVSNTSIGPAKAGWLAGPRLGPEAKGIFDAVSAKFK from the coding sequence ATGCGACCGAACCGACCGGTCACCGCGCTCCTGTGCGCGGCCGCGCTCGCGCTGACCGCCTCGGCCTGCGGCCCCGGCGACGGGGAGGCCGGCGGCGACGCCAAGCCCACCGTGGCGGCGAGCCTCCCGGGCACGGACGGGATCAAGATCCCGGACCAGCTGAAGGAGAAGCTCAAGCAGCACGGCATAGACCTGGAGAAGTGGCGGGGGGGCGAGTGGAAGAACTGGAAGCGGGAGGACTGGCTCCGCGAGGCGGGCGACTACATCAACCCGGTCATCGAGGGCCTGTGGGACTCCGACCGGATGCGTGACGCCGAGCAGCCGCAGACCCCGGCCGTGGATCCGGACGCGGGCAAGGACCAGGGCGTCACCGACCCGACCCCCGCGGTCGTGGCGGCCAAGCCCGCGGCTCCGCCCTACCACCAGAGCGTGCCGTCGGCCGGCAAGGTGTTCTTCGACGGGCCCGAGGGATCGATGGTCTGCTCGGCCACCGTGGTGAAGGACCCCGCGCACCCGGGCAAGTCCAACATGGTCTGGACGGCGGGCCACTGCGTGCACGCGGGCAAGGCCGGCGGCTGGTACCGCAACATCGCCTTCGTCCCGTCCTACAACAACGCGGGCAAGCCCTCCGCGCAGCTCAAGGGCGCCCCGCGCGAGCAGGTGGCCCCGTACGGCGTGTGGTGGAGCGACTGGGCCCAGACCTCGGACCAGTGGATCGCGACCGGCGGCCCGACCGGCGGCGCGGGTGCGCCGTACGACTTCGCCGTCCTGCACGTGGCTCCCGAGAAGGGCGGCGGCAAGTCCCTGGAGGAGACGGTCGGTTCGGCGCTTCCGGTGGAGTTCAACGCCCCGGCCGTGCAGAAGGTCGCGGGCATCACGGCCACCGGTTACCCGGCGGCGGCGCCGTTCGACGGCCAGAAGGCGTACCAGTGCGCGGACAAGCCGGGCCGGCTGTCGCTGACCGCGACCGATCCCGTGATGTACCGCATCGGCTGCAACATGACCGGCGGTTCCTCCGGTGGCGGCTGGGTGGCGTCGGGCGCCGACGGCAAGCCCGCGCTGGTGTCGAACACCTCGATCGGCCCGGCGAAGGCGGGCTGGCTGGCCGGGCCGCGACTGGGTCCGGAGGCGAAGGGCATCTTCGACGCGGTGAGCGCCAAGTTCAAGTAG
- a CDS encoding GNAT family N-acetyltransferase, translating into MPSTGTPTTGPTTRHGTGRALVGRIGEPRVSVEMLPLLAEADLLDSPATWGSAPTSAGVFRLEPVRPARHLDLIAHWMNDPAVAAYWELAGPTAVTAAHLRTRLDADGSVIPCLGLLDGTPMSYWEIYRADLDPLSRYYPARPHDTGIHLLIGDGTNRGKGLGTALLRAVADLIFDNRPRCTRVLAEPDIRNTPSVSAFLGSGFRCSTEVDLPDKRAALMIRERALRNLL; encoded by the coding sequence ATGCCCTCCACCGGCACCCCCACCACCGGCCCGACCACACGTCACGGCACCGGTCGCGCCCTCGTCGGCCGCATCGGCGAACCACGGGTCAGCGTCGAGATGCTGCCCCTGCTCGCCGAAGCGGACCTCCTCGACTCCCCGGCGACCTGGGGCAGTGCCCCCACCTCCGCCGGCGTCTTCCGCCTCGAACCCGTACGGCCCGCGCGCCACCTGGACCTGATCGCCCACTGGATGAACGACCCCGCGGTGGCCGCCTACTGGGAGCTGGCCGGTCCGACCGCCGTCACCGCCGCCCACCTACGGACCCGGCTCGACGCCGACGGCAGCGTCATCCCCTGCCTCGGCCTGCTCGACGGCACACCGATGAGCTACTGGGAGATCTACCGCGCCGACCTCGACCCCCTGTCGCGGTACTACCCCGCACGCCCCCACGACACCGGTATCCACCTGCTCATCGGAGACGGCACGAACCGGGGCAAAGGGCTGGGCACCGCCCTGCTGCGCGCCGTCGCCGACCTGATCTTCGACAACCGTCCCCGCTGCACCCGCGTCCTCGCCGAACCGGACATCCGCAACACCCCCTCCGTATCAGCCTTCCTGGGCTCCGGCTTCCGCTGTTCCACGGAAGTCGACCTTCCCGACAAGCGAGCCGCGCTGATGATCCGGGAACGGGCGCTGCGCAACCTCCTCTGA
- the lexA gene encoding transcriptional repressor LexA — protein MTTTADSATITAQNRSQSRLEPVHAMNDANLNPEAEPVRPARSLPGRPPGIRADSSGLTDRQRRVIEVIRDSVQRRGYPPSMREIGQAVGLSSTSSVAHQLMALERKGFLRRDPHRPRAYEVRGSDQPSSQPTDTTGKPAASYVPLVGRIAAGGPILAEESVEDVFPLPRQLVGDGELFVLKVVGDSMIEAAICDGDWVTVRRQPVAENGDIVAAMLDGEATVKRFKREDGHVWLLPHNAAYQPIPGDEATILGKVVAVLRRI, from the coding sequence GTGACCACCACCGCAGACAGTGCCACCATCACTGCCCAGAACCGCTCCCAGAGCCGACTTGAGCCGGTGCATGCCATGAACGACGCAAACCTGAACCCGGAGGCGGAGCCCGTACGCCCCGCACGCTCGTTGCCAGGTCGACCTCCAGGCATCCGCGCCGACAGCTCCGGGCTCACGGACCGGCAGCGGAGGGTCATCGAGGTCATCCGGGATTCGGTGCAGCGGCGCGGCTACCCGCCGTCGATGCGTGAGATCGGCCAGGCGGTCGGCCTCTCCAGCACCTCGTCCGTGGCCCACCAGCTGATGGCCCTGGAGCGCAAGGGGTTCCTGCGCCGCGACCCGCACCGCCCGCGGGCGTACGAGGTCCGGGGGTCGGACCAGCCGAGCTCGCAGCCCACGGACACCACGGGCAAGCCCGCCGCGTCGTACGTGCCCCTGGTGGGCCGGATCGCGGCCGGCGGCCCGATCCTCGCCGAGGAGTCGGTGGAGGACGTGTTCCCGCTCCCCCGCCAGCTGGTCGGCGACGGTGAGCTCTTCGTCCTGAAGGTCGTGGGCGATTCGATGATCGAGGCCGCGATCTGTGACGGCGACTGGGTCACCGTGCGCCGCCAGCCGGTCGCGGAGAACGGCGACATCGTCGCCGCGATGCTGGACGGCGAAGCAACGGTCAAGCGCTTCAAGCGCGAGGACGGCCACGTCTGGCTGCTGCCGCACAATGCCGCGTACCAGCCCATCCCCGGCGACGAAGCGACCATCCTCGGCAAGGTCGTCGCCGTACTGCGCCGGATCTGA